Proteins encoded together in one Piliocolobus tephrosceles isolate RC106 chromosome 15, ASM277652v3, whole genome shotgun sequence window:
- the LOC111550522 gene encoding nuclear transport factor 2 produces the protein MGDKPIWEQIGSSFIQHYYQLFDNDRTQLGAIYIDASCLTWEGQQFQGKAAIVEKLSSLPFQKIQHSITAQDHQPTPDSCIISMVVGQLKADEDPIMGFHQMFLLKNINDAWVCTNDMFRLALHNFG, from the coding sequence ATGGGAGACAAGCCAATTTGGGAGCAGATTGGATCCAGCTTCATTCAACATTACTACCAGTTATTTGATAATGATAGAACCCAACTAGGCGCAATTTACATTGATGCGTCATGCCTTACGTGGGAAGGACAACAGTTCCAGGGGAAAGCTGCCATTGTGGAGAAGTTGTCTAGCCTTCCGTTCCAGAAAATCCAGCACAGCATCACCGCGCAGGACCATCAGCCCACTCCAGATAGCTGCATCATCAGCATGGTTGTGGGCCAGCTTAAGGCGGATGAAGACCCCATCATGGGGTTCCACCAGATGTTCCTATTAAAGAACATCAACGATGCTTGGGTTTGCACCAATGACATGTTCAGGCTCGCCCTGCACAACTTCGGCTGA